The following proteins are co-located in the Limanda limanda chromosome 5, fLimLim1.1, whole genome shotgun sequence genome:
- the anxa3a gene encoding annexin A3a has protein sequence MPSVWETLEEALESHPEPRVLGSGLKLKDRINAQEDAKALKEAMKGLGTNEKVLVEILTQRSNAQRQQIREAYEKLTDHKLERDLKSELKGHLEDALVALVQTPAEFDCHELMRAMKGAGSKESILIEIFASRTNEQIRALSDAYLKETEHLLIRDLRRDVSGDFSKALLLLLEAKRDESVTVDERLARKDAKALQQAAEKKWGTDEDKFIEILCERSMCQLRQTCVEYRKLAGKTLQKSIESEMKGDLEALLVAIVKCVKSTPAYFAEELHKSMKGGGTCESTLSRIMVSRSEIDMMDIRKNYRLFKQHSLYSAIDSDVSGDYGDCMKALCGGDN, from the exons ATGCCGTCTGTATGG GAAACCCTGGAGGAGGCTTTGGAGTCCCACCCCGAGCCCCGCGTATTG GGATCAGGCCTCAAGCTCAAAGACCGGATCAACGCACAAGAAGATGCCAAGGCCCTGAAGGAAGCCATGAAGGGATTAG GAACCAATGAGAAGGTGCTGGTGGAGATTTTGACCCAGAGGAGCAACGCACAGCGGCAGCAAATCAGAGAAGCCTATGAAAAGTTAACAGACCAT AAGCTGGAGCGCGACCTGAAGAGTGAACTCAAGGGCCACTTGGAGGATGCGCTGGTGGCGCTGGTCCAGACTCCGGCTGAGTTCGACTGCCACGAATTGATGAGGGCAATGAAA GGAGCTGGATCCAAAGAATCCATCCTGATTGAAATCTTTGCATCGAGAACCAACGAACAGATCCGGGCTCTGAGCGACGCTTATCTGAAAG AAACCGAGCACCTGTTGATTCGTGACCTGAGGAGAGACGTTTCCGGCGACTTCTCCAAAGCGCTGTTACTCCTGCTCGAG GCGAAAAGGGACGAGAGCGTCACCGTTGACGAAAGGTTGGCACGAAAAGACGCTAAG GCTCTTCAGCAAGCTGCGGAGAAGAAGTGGGGAACTGATGAGGACAAGTTCATTGAAATCCTGTGCGAGAGAAGCATGTGTCAACTCAGACAAA cttgtGTGGAATACAGGAAGCTCGCAGGTAAAACTCTGCAGAAAAGCATCGAGAGCGAGATGAAAGGGGATCTGGAGGCGCTGCTGGTGGCCATCG tgaAATGTGTGAAGTCCACTCCGGCCTACTttgcagaggagctgcacaAGAGCATGAAG GGCGGTGGAACCTGTGAGTCGACTCTGAGCCGCATCATGGTGAGCCGGTCCGAGATCGACATGATGGACATCAGAAAGAACTACAGGCTGTTCAAGCAACACTCCCTCTACTCGGCCATCGAC TCGGATGTGTCCGGAGACTACGGCGACTGCATGAAGGCGCTCTGCGGAGGAGACAACTAA